TTTTTGAGAAAAACTACTTTGGAATGTACAGATGgaccttccccccgccccccctcactGAAGTGTTTCTCCCCTAAACCTTCACGCAGAGTTCTGAGGCGTAACCTCCCGTGCCTTATCCTGAATCAATTCCGaaacaaaagaagtttttaaaaatatttagaaaaaaataaaaaaggcgtAAAAGATGCCTCTCCTGCTTTCCTAACCcttgctccttcccctccaggTGAACTTCAACGAGCCGCTCTCCATGCTGCAGAGGCTGACGGAGGACCTGGAGTACCACGAGCTGCTGGACAAAGCGGTCAAGTGCGAGAGCTCCACGGAGCAGATGTGCTTCGTCGCCGCCTTTTCCGTGTCTTCCTACTCGACGACTGTCCACCGCACCGCAAAGCCATTCAACCCGCTGCTGGGGGAAACCTATGAGCTCGACCGGCTGGAGGAGTTCGGCTTCCGTTCCCTGTGCGAGCAGGTGAGTCTGCGGAGGGGCTCTGCGCCTCCGGCCAAAGCAGCCCTTCCCTGAAGGAGACCCAGCGTCTCCTCACGCCAAGCCTTCCTCCTGGCCGAGACGGCCAGCAAATTCCTCTTGGTGTCGTCAGAAGAAGCAGAAGCGGGCACAGCCCAAGCCATTCTTTGGAAGCAGGAGGACATGGTGCCCATGCCGGCGTTCCAGAGCGGGAagtggggaagaaggggaggagaagggtgtcCCATCACCGTGCTGGGTCTCCAGGCAGCCTGTCCGGGGCTGGGGTTGCTGTCACATCTCAACACTtgagcaggcagggagaagctCGTCACCCAAGCTCCCTCATCGCCGTGTCAGTGATGCCCATGAGCTCTGGTTGTGGTTCCTCCCTGTTTCAGGGTGTCTTTGGGCCGGAGGGTGTCTCAGGGTCTCTGTTCTTTCTTGATGgactgaatatttttaatttcggAGCCTGGGGGCAACCTGAGAACCTCTGACAGCCCCACACAGAGCGCATCTGGCACGCATCGGTAAAACAGCAGGTCTTAATTAAAAACCTGGAGTGCTTAATGAGTTGCGACCTGTGAAGAAAATTGACTGTTTAATACTTAGCACACTTGGCTGCTCCGCCCTGGATtcctggggagggatgggaccATTTATCACCCCTTGCAGGCGGGACATCACGTTGGTGGGGGCTCAGTGTTCTCCCAGGGGGTGGCCGTGCCGTCTCGGGGGCGGAGCGACCGTCACCTCTCTCAGTGTTTGGAAGCACCAAACAAAATCGCAAACCTCTGTCGCTCTGCGGAGGCCGACGCAGGTCCAAGATCGGCAGAGGCATTTAGCAGACTGTCCCCCCGAGCCCCGTGGGCTTTCTGGGGGGGCCGTTGCGTGGGTCTTGCTGCTCATGTGGGCATGCCGTGCTCTGCTACGGGATGCTCGCAGCAGATGCCGGACGTGCGGCCGGGGCGCGCTGGGAATACTCAGTGAGGAGGCTCAGGCAgcgtccccttgtccccctgaCGTGGTTTAGCTTCTCTCTGTCCATTGTCATCATCTTCCCTGAGCCATGGCTCTTCATACCCGAGATGAAGAGCTGTGCTCTGCCATCAGCTGCTCGCAGGACACGGAGGTGCAGACAGCACCCCTCCATGGCAATAGGTGCCCGAGGCAGGACAGCACCTCCCACCTCACCCCGTCGCTCTCGGCTGCACTGGTCTGTGACGGTGAACGAGCCGCGTGGAGTCTCCTGGAAGTGTGACCCCTTCCTCATAACAAAAGGAAAGGTTCTTCAGTACATATTCTCcaagaggacttgggggtgttgggggtgagaagctccacacgccccggcaacgtgcgctggcagcccagaaaccccccgcagcctgggctgcatccccagcagcgtgggcaggggggcgagggggggattctgcccctctgctccgctctgggagacccccctgcggtgctgcctccagcgctggggcaccaacagcagaaggacacggagctgttggagcggggccagaggaggccccggagctgctgggagggctggagcccctctgctgggaggacaggctgagagagctgggggggttcagcctggagaagagaaggctccggggagaccttggagccccttccagtccctaaaggggctccaggaaagctggggagggactccggagcagggaggggagccacaggatcaCAGGGAATGGTTTTACCCTGAGAAAGGTCAGATTtaggtgagatgtgaggaagaaattcttcattttgagagtggtgagcccctggcccaggttgcccacagaagctgtggctgccccatccctggaggggttcaagggcaggttggccggggcttggagcaacctgggctggtgggaggtgtccctgcccagggcagggggtggcactgggtgggctttagggtcctttccaacccaaaccattctatcattctatggaATCAAGAAGCAAACCTGCTCTGCCGCAGCACTCTGGAGTCTTCGGTCCGTGAGCGAAGCCTCTACATCTCCCTCCTGGAGCCATCTCAAAGGCCACGCTCGGTGCCAGAGGGCTTTGCACCGGCGCAGCGTTGCCGGTGCCTCTCGCCCTGGCGCTGCGGTTGGCGCGGGCAGCGTGGGATGGACAGACGGACGCTGTTCCCACTGCTCTGAACTTTCCTTGGATGCTGCGAGTGCTGCTCagcccgccgccgcgccgagcAGAGCGTTGATAATCTCGTGCCTGAAATCCAGTTATCCAAATAGGATTTTCTCCTGCCGGTGACAGTGGGATTTAACGGAGAGGTCTTTGCTCTGCTCACGTTTGTAATCCAGTAGCTCGGGGCGCTCAGCTGTAATTACAGCGGTGCAAATCATCTCTGAACTCGGTGGCGCGGCTGTCGGCACCGGTGGTTTGCTGGTTCCCGGTGATGGGCCGTGTGTGCCGTGCCGGAGCGCCGTGGGTCGGCCGGGTGAGACCCGTCTGAGGGCAGAGCCCTTGGGCTGGGATCTCCGGCGGCTTTCCCAGTGCAGGAGAGTGCGAGCAACGTCCTTTTACCAGTCGTCCCCGGGACGGAGCGTGTCTTATCCGCTTTTCCAGCCCCGTGGGTCTGTAGGGTCAAAGCCAGAGTCTTGGCTGGGCAGGTCCCCGTGTCTCAGAGGACTTGGGGACCTGTGTCCCCTGAGGGTtcccaggcagggcagtgggAGCCGCTGCTGGTAGGAGAGGTGCTGATAACACTGGGATTACTGGGGATCTGGGCTGGGTGTCAGCACATCCCTGTTTCTCAACCGGGATCCCTGGAGAAGCGGGGCTGCGTCCTGGGGTCATGGTACAGCATCGTCACACAGCGATAGCTGCTGACGTTAAGATTTTATGGATAACGCTTTGCTGACGAGCCTTAAAAGACCCTGGCAGGAGCTCTGTGCACCTCTGCAGGCTGCCGGGGTACCTCAGGGGAGGTCACCCCAGTGCCCAGGAGAAGGCTGGGGGGTTCGGGTCGGCGCAAAGGAGCATCCTCAGCACCAGAGCCGGTGTGGAGCTGCCGCCTCTCCTCGCGAGTCACGCTGCGGGCACTCGCCAGGGCTCGCCGACGCCGATGGCCGTGCCCTTACGGGCTGTTTCTCCTCTCCCCTAGGTGAGCCACCACCCCCCGGCAGCCGCCCATCACGTCTACTCCAAGCGAGGGTGGACGTTGTGGCAGGAAATCACCATCGCCAGCAAGTTCAGGGGCAAATACCTCTCCATCATGCCGCTGGGTAGGTGACTTGTGCTGAGAGGGTCGGGGCTTGCTTTCCTTCCCGCAGTACCCAAGAGGCGAAAGCAACGCGCCCGTCCCTTGGGCTCACGCAGGGCTCAGTGAATTCCATCCCAAGCAACGTTAGGAGCACAGATTTGTGCTCCTGGTCACAGACGATCCGGTGATAGCTCGTCTGCCCTGGAAATGGCGATTATGCCAGCTGCAAAGGGAGACTGCTTTGCTCGCCGCCAGCACCGTAGCGGGTGTGCTTTGGAAATATCCCACTTGCCCATGAATTGATGTCTCCTTAAATGATATTTAAAGGTTAGGTCGCTGCCTGTTTTAACCTTCTCCCTGGCAGCCAGACGCAATACGCTGCCTCCTTGCgaggttttatttctcttcctcccGTCCCCGGGCTGGGTGGCACGGCTGGGGCTggtcccagggctgtgctggtgcctggCTGCTCTCGTGACACTGAGAGTCAACCAGGCAGCACGTTTCTCACCTGCTTTTAAAATCAGCCTGTTTtggggaggtgggaagagggCAGAGAGCCTCGCCGGTGTTGCAGCTCCGCAGAACACGGAGCGTGCAGCGAGACCTGGGCTCATGGGGTCCCCATACCGCAGCTGGGATAAGCCCCAGCATGGGGCCAAGGAGCCACACGGGCACCTCTTGATGTGGGTCACCAGGGAGGACCAGCCACGTCCAAGAGAGCCCCTGCGTTGGCTCTCCATGTGCTAGAGCTGCAGCCAGGGGAGGGATGAATCCCGACGCAGCCCTGGTTGGGGGCTGGTGATGGGAGATGCAGGCAGAGGGGCCAGGTTGGCTCCGAGGAGGAGCCTGGTGGTGGTGTGCTCCAGGGGATCATCCCGGCAGCCCTGCCGGGCCCTCTGCCCTCGCTGAGCTCCGGGCACCCCTCTCTCCGCAGGCGCCATCCACCTCGAGTTTCACTCCAGCGGGAATCACTATGTCTGGAGGAAAGTCACCTCCACCGTTCACAACATCATCGTGGGCAAGCTCTGGATTGACCAGGTCGGTGGCTACGGGTCCGAGGTGATGGGTCCTGCCTGGCCTTGCCTGGctctggggaagggcagggggggctggaaggGCGCTGCCCTCCTGGGATGTATGCCAGCGCTGCCTGGTGTCCCCACCACACTCCTACCACTTccctggcagggatgggggggaggcTTCTTGGAGCTCCTAATGGCCCTTCTCAAGGCCAGCAGCTCCGTGGGGCAGGGTGTGATGGGTTTTACCCCGCTGCCGGcgagccgtggggctggcgggggcggccggtgaggtggctgcagccagcagtgaTGCTGCAGCTGGTGTTGATTTCTACCTGCACTACGACTAACGCCTGATTTGTCTCCTTGCAACGTCTCTCGCTCGCTGTGGTTCCGTGTCTTCCATCTAGTCTGGTGAAATAGAGATTGTTAACCATAAGTCAAAAGATAAATGCCAGCTGAAATTTACCCCCTACAGCTACTTCTCCAGGGACGTCCCCCGAAAGGTACGTATCCAGCCATCTCCTTGTTCTTCTGGCAGCCTCGCGCGGGGGTGAGACCTGGCTCTACTCTAAGCCGGGCTCACGGGGTCCCAGTACCGCAGCTGGGATAAGCCCCAGCACGGGGCCAAGGTGCTGGCACCTCTTGACGTGGgtcagcagggagggctgggggaggaccAGCCGTGTCCGAGCAGAGCCCATGATTTGGCTCTCTGcgtgctggagctgcagcactgaGACCTGGAAGGGGTTGGATGGGCTGGAGACCCATCACGGTCAGGATGGGTCCACGCTCCCCCTGTGCTGATGTCTGAGGACACGCAGCGCCAGGTCCAGCAGCTCCGGTTGGGGCACCAGGAGGGTGTTCTGCCCCCTCTGCGCCTCTCCTGGTCCTCTGGGTGCTTCCAAACGCCACCAGAGCCGTCTCCTCCTGCCAGGTGACAGGGGTGGTGAGCGACGCCGAGGGTAAAGCCCACTACGTCATGTCGGGCACGTGGGACGAGAAGATGGAGTGCTCCAAGATAGTGCACAGCAGCCACGGCAGCACCAGCACGGAGGGCAAGCAGAAAACTGTCTACCAGACGCTGTCTCCAAAGGTTCTGTGGAAGAAGTACCCCCTCCCGTGAGTCCCCTCCTCGGCGCGGGGTGCTGTGCTGGGGGTGCAACAGCCGGGTGGGGAGTAAGGATGCTGCCCTCAGCCCTACGGGATGGAGGGGGCTCCTGGGCCCAGCCCCGAGGACACGGGAAGGGGACCAGGACTTGGGTGGCCGTGTGGCTTTTTCCGGGGTGTGAGCAcccagcaggaggggagagcaggtcCCTGCAAGGGGCGCGTGGCTTTGGGGGACTCTTTCAAGAAGGTTTTGGGCAGCCGGGGTTACTGGGTAGGTTTTTCGGGCTGCTGGCCACGGCAGGGAGATGCGTTGGCTGCTTTGCCTTGCTGGTGAGTCCCTGGCCATCCCGTCCCGGCGGCCACTTTAGCTCTCCAGGGACCAGCcctctctggagactggtccacgaCGGGGCTGCTGTCAGACACCAAACCAGTCTCCCACCCTTGGTAGCGCCAACGGCCGGTCCCTGTTTTGGAGACGCTCTGTTGGAACGGTCCCTGGTGGAAAGCGTCCTCCGCCTGGTGCCCTCAGTTCTGCCGCTGGGGATCCAGCAGCTCTTGGGTGAAGCTGTTTGGTGTCTCGGCGGTGCAGTGCGGCCCTCGGGGTTCGTAGGCTTGGCTTTTCGCTTCTCCACGCGGAGCCAACAGAGGAGGGGTCGGCTCCCCTCCGAGACACCCACTGTCATCGGCATCTCCACTCAGAGGGTGGGAGGCAGGGCTCCCCGAAGGACCTCTGCACGTCTGGTTTGGGGTAGCAGGAGCAGCACCAGTGGGGCTGGGCTGAGACGTCAGGACGCAAAGGGTTGGGGAGCTCTGCTTGAGGTAGGCACCACCTCCACCGTCCTGATCTTTCCGGCCGCAGGGAGAACGCCGAGAACATGTATTTCTTCTCCGACCTGGCCCTCACCCTGAACGAGCCCGAGGAGCGGGTGGCCCCCACGGACAGTCGGCTGAGACCCGACCAGCGGCTGATGGAGAGCGGCCGCTGGGACGAGGCCAACGTGGAGAAGCAGCggctggaggagaagcagcgAGCCGTGCGCCGCAGGAGGGAAGCCGAGGCCGTGGAAGCCCTGGAGGAAGGTGAGATGCTTCGGGATGCCGGCGGGCAGGGACCGGCCGGCCCTTGGTGCGGGAGGGGGATGCGGCGATGAAATCCCGCTGGGTTTGGGGGATGAGGGAATGATCCTGCATCAATTCGGGCGGGAAAAGCCACCCTTACGCCCTGTTTGTCCCCGGGCAGGCAAGGACTACGAAGGCTACATCCCGCTGTGGTTTGAGCGCAAGGTGGACGCCGTGACGGGGGAGCTGATCTGCGTCTATAAGGGTGGCTACTGGGAGGCCAAGGACAAGCAGGACTGGAGTTCGTGCCCCGACATCTTCTGAGCCGTGCCGGGGTGGCCGGCCCGGCGCCTTGACTCAGCGGGACGGACAGAGGGACAGCGAGGACACGCTGGCAGCGTCCCGCCGGCAGCGGACAGTGCGAATACACGCACGGAGTCAATACCTGCagagatttgaaaagaaaatctaaacaGGGATTCCAAACCTATTTTTTTACGCACTAATAaatagcatccttttttttttttttttttttttttaaaatgatggctTTTTCAGCGACTAATTAGGAACGAGGACACGTGAATCTGATTGGTTTTTAGCCTGCCGTATTTATTGCTGTCGGGAGTTGCTGCCTATTATCTCTCAAGGCCTTGGCTTTACCGGCTGAGACGTCGACTTCCAAAGATGCTCGCATTGTGGGGATGCCGTGCATTTGTGTGAGCTCTTCTCTCGGacgttattttggtttttttttttcccccgttggTGTGTGGACttcatggaattatttttaaaaaaaaaaaaaaaaaaacaaaaaaccaaaaccgctCCTGGTTCAGGTTCTTTCAAAGACGGCCACGAACGACCCCGCGTCCTGCTCAGAAAACTGTCGCCAGGGGCTGTGGCGCTTGGTCCTGGAGGCTCTTGGTGGTTCTCACAGTGCCCGGTCATCCCAGTAACACCAATTAGGATATTTCAACCAgtgatttttgttattttgacccctttttttttttttttttttttttttaaaaaaaaagaagcgtttGAGCAGATTCCCCGCCGTCTGCCGTGGCGAGTCAAGGCTTAGGACTGTCTTTAACATGATGCTTTGTGAGAGTGATTGGAgtgaggtttggtttggttttcctgcAACCGCGTCTGAAGGGGGGAAAGGGCCTCGCCGAGGTGGGGGACGCCGGGCAGACACAGAGCGAAGAGGTCTGTAGACCAGGGATGCTCCGGGGTCCGCGTTCCGGCTCCTTCCCACTCCGTCTGGCTGCAGCCCGGGAGCCGGCGCCTCGGTGCGGGCCTGGCAGGCGGCGTCTCCCCGCCGAGCCGGGCGATGCCGAGGTGCCGCTGGGATGGAGCCTCCCTGGGATGCAGCCTTGGTCCTGGCTCTCCCGTCCCTGCGTCTTCCCTGTGAAGCCAGACGGGTCTGGTCCGCAGTCCCCCGGCACGGGGTGGGTCGCGGGCTGAGCCTGGAGGGCTCCCGCAGCCCGGCGCCCggctcccttccttctccctcgtGGCCGCTCTCTCCCAGGAGCAATTTCGGGTCATCACTGGAGCAGCCTGAGCACGACGCCGGGGAACCCCACGTCCCCCGCTCACCCCTCCTGCCTGCCATCGCCCTGCTGCGGCCCTGGAGCCACCGGGAGGAGTGGAGCAAGCCCTGCCCATGATCGGCGAGGACCAGGAGCCGGCGCTGCTCCGGCAGCGGCCACGCGGGCAGGAACCGCCGGTCCCCAGCGCCGacggggggaggatggggggcgGCAGGACCCCGAAGACGGGATCCGCTGGGCCAGAGAGTATCCGGGAGACCTGGACACCCCTATCGGATCTCATTTTTGGTGTCTTCTTCTCCGGGTCTTCATCATATCACACTGACTGCAGCCTCCCGGGGCGCGGAGGCCACCCGTAGCGGGACTGTCGCATCCACCTTGGAAGATAATTAGCAATAACGAACTTTGAGGCAATGGTAACTGGAATATCCAGGCTGCACATGGGACTCTTATGCAATCAGGTTCCTCAACCGTCGGTCTCCTCCTGGTCGGCTTCTCTTCCAGCCCCTCCATTCCCGTTACCCACAGCAAACCTACCTGTACAGTGTATCTAGGCCTTGTACGGCGTAACCGTAGTGAGTGGCTATTGGGGTGGCAACACCCA
This Chroicocephalus ridibundus chromosome 13, bChrRid1.1, whole genome shotgun sequence DNA region includes the following protein-coding sequences:
- the OSBP2 gene encoding oxysterol-binding protein 2 isoform X5, with translation MKGRGCWETGSLRSFCNAGCLNKFHQDDSGDEEPASQSDKSELHGTLKTLSSKLEDLSTCNDLIAKHGAALQRSLSELENLKLPAESGEKIKAVNERATLFRITSNAMINACRDFLDLAETHSRKWQRALQYEREQRIRLEETIEQLAKQHNSLERACRGAPGLSSSNTGVTSTAKGSVPSAKGEASDEDEETEYFDAMEDAPAFITVTADPKHHRRSGSNLSGASEGHPEDWNLEDSVFESSNQSSYNESTCKDLLPKKRRRTRIPDKPNYSLNLWSIMKNCIGKELSKIPMPVNFNEPLSMLQRLTEDLEYHELLDKAVKCESSTEQMCFVAAFSVSSYSTTVHRTAKPFNPLLGETYELDRLEEFGFRSLCEQVSHHPPAAAHHVYSKRGWTLWQEITIASKFRGKYLSIMPLGAIHLEFHSSGNHYVWRKVTSTVHNIIVGKLWIDQSGEIEIVNHKSKDKCQLKFTPYSYFSRDVPRKVTGVVSDAEGKAHYVMSGTWDEKMECSKIVHSSHGSTSTEGKQKTVYQTLSPKVLWKKYPLPENAENMYFFSDLALTLNEPEERVAPTDSRLRPDQRLMESGRWDEANVEKQRLEEKQRAVRRRREAEAVEALEEGKDYEGYIPLWFERKVDAVTGELICVYKGGYWEAKDKQDWSSCPDIF
- the OSBP2 gene encoding oxysterol-binding protein 2 isoform X3 — its product is MAHTCRGTINLSTAHIDTEDSCNIVLSNGGRTYHLKANSEVERQRWVTALELAKAKAIRMRNNQSDDSGDEEPASQSDKSELHGTLKTLSSKLEDLSTCNDLIAKHGAALQRSLSELENLKLPAESGEKIKAVNERATLFRITSNAMINACRDFLDLAETHSRKWQRALQYEREQRIRLEETIEQLAKQHNSLERACRGAPGLSSSNTGVTSTAKGSVPSAKGEASDEDEETEYFDAMEDAPAFITVTADPKHHRRSGSNLSGASEGHPEDWNLEDSVFESSNQSSYNESTCKDLLPKKRRRTRIPDKPNYSLNLWSIMKNCIGKELSKIPMPVNFNEPLSMLQRLTEDLEYHELLDKAVKCESSTEQMCFVAAFSVSSYSTTVHRTAKPFNPLLGETYELDRLEEFGFRSLCEQVSHHPPAAAHHVYSKRGWTLWQEITIASKFRGKYLSIMPLGAIHLEFHSSGNHYVWRKVTSTVHNIIVGKLWIDQSGEIEIVNHKSKDKCQLKFTPYSYFSRDVPRKVTGVVSDAEGKAHYVMSGTWDEKMECSKIVHSSHGSTSTEGKQKTVYQTLSPKVLWKKYPLPENAENMYFFSDLALTLNEPEERVAPTDSRLRPDQRLMESGRWDEANVEKQRLEEKQRAVRRRREAEAVEALEEGKDYEGYIPLWFERKVDAVTGELICVYKGGYWEAKDKQDWSSCPDIF
- the OSBP2 gene encoding oxysterol-binding protein 2 isoform X4; translation: MELRAAPRCMLVRGWFGGCWAGCRSALLTACGENLLCETWNYDSGDEEPASQSDKSELHGTLKTLSSKLEDLSTCNDLIAKHGAALQRSLSELENLKLPAESGEKIKAVNERATLFRITSNAMINACRDFLDLAETHSRKWQRALQYEREQRIRLEETIEQLAKQHNSLERACRGAPGLSSSNTGVTSTAKGSVPSAKGEASDEDEETEYFDAMEDAPAFITVTADPKHHRRSGSNLSGASEGHPEDWNLEDSVFESSNQSSYNESTCKDLLPKKRRRTRIPDKPNYSLNLWSIMKNCIGKELSKIPMPVNFNEPLSMLQRLTEDLEYHELLDKAVKCESSTEQMCFVAAFSVSSYSTTVHRTAKPFNPLLGETYELDRLEEFGFRSLCEQVSHHPPAAAHHVYSKRGWTLWQEITIASKFRGKYLSIMPLGAIHLEFHSSGNHYVWRKVTSTVHNIIVGKLWIDQSGEIEIVNHKSKDKCQLKFTPYSYFSRDVPRKVTGVVSDAEGKAHYVMSGTWDEKMECSKIVHSSHGSTSTEGKQKTVYQTLSPKVLWKKYPLPENAENMYFFSDLALTLNEPEERVAPTDSRLRPDQRLMESGRWDEANVEKQRLEEKQRAVRRRREAEAVEALEEGKDYEGYIPLWFERKVDAVTGELICVYKGGYWEAKDKQDWSSCPDIF